In the Moraxella osloensis genome, one interval contains:
- a CDS encoding Wadjet anti-phage system protein JetD domain-containing protein, with translation MNQIQTTWGKLPNDVLKELNQRYWQNLGRFKQLLNHEISQENAIEITLKPPSSGKVAAQNTLHFQAFVKAWQIFETQHPNSHIQLETKNLGFLGEQSIPVKLIIHDLNTLAEILGKVAIERLDSLQFKFKSLVQLSPNPDTQKRIFDSLINHLDMIERLSNEQIANLTILIPQLYEGMGKGNYLRAVNVAGIDTKFIENNFRTIEILVQSLHQTDKAITLDTIDENNHLTLLAWLGCNIKPKDWLFVRPLCDASKLALANLPILKLSSQTLLNFELPADNILIIENETPCFMLPNLANTIAVAGGGKNLTWLKAQWLKHKKVGYWGDIDSEGLAMLSYARKCCAHVESLMMDKHTLGSHDHKRVAEPVFNQVAPKFLTIDEAELFAFIQQQDIDKRRLEQEFIHQDVILQVLKNWVLGLKI, from the coding sequence ATGAATCAAATTCAAACTACGTGGGGCAAGCTGCCTAATGATGTTCTCAAAGAACTTAATCAGCGTTACTGGCAAAATTTAGGCAGATTTAAACAACTGCTAAACCATGAGATCTCCCAGGAAAATGCTATTGAAATAACACTTAAACCCCCAAGTTCTGGTAAAGTAGCCGCTCAAAACACGCTACATTTTCAAGCTTTTGTTAAAGCGTGGCAGATTTTCGAAACTCAGCATCCAAATAGCCATATCCAATTAGAAACTAAAAATTTAGGTTTTCTTGGTGAGCAATCTATTCCAGTAAAGTTAATTATCCATGACCTTAATACGCTTGCTGAAATTTTGGGCAAAGTGGCGATTGAACGCCTTGATAGTTTGCAATTTAAATTTAAAAGTCTAGTTCAACTTAGCCCAAATCCAGACACACAAAAAAGGATTTTTGATAGTTTAATTAATCACTTAGATATGATTGAACGTTTATCTAATGAACAAATTGCCAATCTAACCATCTTGATTCCACAACTATATGAAGGTATGGGTAAAGGTAATTACCTTAGAGCGGTAAACGTCGCAGGTATTGACACTAAGTTTATAGAAAATAATTTTAGAACAATTGAGATTCTAGTACAAAGCCTGCACCAAACCGACAAAGCTATTACTTTAGATACGATCGATGAAAATAACCACCTTACATTATTAGCTTGGCTTGGCTGTAATATTAAGCCAAAAGATTGGCTGTTTGTACGACCACTTTGCGACGCATCAAAATTGGCATTGGCAAATTTGCCTATTTTAAAACTATCTTCTCAAACGTTATTAAACTTCGAATTACCTGCAGATAATATCTTAATCATCGAAAACGAAACACCTTGTTTTATGCTACCAAATTTAGCCAATACGATTGCTGTCGCTGGCGGTGGAAAGAACCTAACATGGTTAAAAGCACAATGGCTGAAGCATAAAAAAGTGGGCTATTGGGGTGATATTGACTCAGAAGGGCTAGCAATGCTCTCTTATGCCCGTAAATGCTGTGCTCATGTTGAGTCATTAATGATGGATAAACATACGCTAGGAAGCCATGATCATAAACGCGTTGCCGAGCCTGTTTTTAATCAAGTAGCACCCAAATTTTTAACCATTGACGAAGCCGAGTTGTTTGCGTTTATTCAGCAGCAAGATATTGACAAGCGACGACTTGAGCAGGAGTTTATCCATCAAGATGTTATTTTACAGGTATTAAAAAACTGGGTTCTTGGGTTAAAAATCTAA
- a CDS encoding ATP-binding protein codes for MEATLLNQSDNGQIKLREISLFNWGSFADLHTAHIDPNGTLITGDNGAGKSTLVDGLMALLMPPSRANFNIAAAQNDKADRTILSYMRGSYGQEHDGTTTATKSKRSQKVVTGLRAYYRQDNGNDITLIALFWADNTATSASDVKRLYLVANRDVKLKTVLAEFDEKYDRTFKTWLESQHIKHMTTFDEYQKLYQEVLHLNNKNAPALLSRALGLKKIDNLTDLIRTLVLEPSNLREDAQAIVKEFQDLKKEHDILVDAQEQVQRLEQLPILAKRMEEAKQQLSELEVLKDAIPIYLAKIEQHALAKELAVLEADYRTIETAILDKQTQLEQTRQTAETYRDEYMKLGGNRIESLQKDINYTQDGLRRTSKNASAYQQLCEVLDITTNLTRTTFIQHQQQATNNQAILGEQYTTAQNNFGLATGKFSQTQQDLCSVESEIEQIRQRPDSNIPLRLQHWRDALCQELNLSQNTKFIGEMLDIEDNQTAWQGAIERALGGLKTTLLVSKQDYPAVTSYINTQRHTGLHLRVQVVENTSATATEFSANGFLRKLKWREHPYRDWLKGFLKKYDLTCVDDSEQLDNTPFSMTITGLIHREWGRFEKKDTHKIDDRREWQLGFNNQSLLNSLLSQQQTFKTQLVEQGKILAQARQAMTNIEILKNRWHKLLETNWDDINAPFWQTQLDYQQQELATLENAQGDIAKAKQLYQQAEQNLNELQSQLIKLNRKEGAKSQELKSHQLKITQNDILANHPMSEAIIEQLDKKFKQLAHNADVLKTRLNEDIESASNRISRDSKSAIGIMGNFKGNEKWQPITSDWSATEQGMPDFLAHYDHLIQEGLAKLTTKFKSRMNNNLTQSLANFKTKMNSELEQIKQGIEQVNLVLQKTEFRQGTFLRLKIKPERIVNVVEFNKQLAMLMELMTTEEHEKRFKLLSDINAVLDKAANGTTASNLESLRLLDPRYQMSFNAEEFKIDSETGDDIVIDILSSSSGKSGGEKESFAGIIVAASLAYVLTPTGGDKPIYSTVFLDEAFSNTQESVSRRVLKVFKELNIHINLITPYKNLNLAREAANSLIICERNINDHESRLTEVTWQDYDKQKAQQQTSHLNEQLAEMNIQITHVET; via the coding sequence ATGGAAGCCACGCTACTTAATCAATCCGATAACGGACAAATAAAACTACGAGAAATTTCGCTATTTAATTGGGGCTCCTTTGCAGACCTGCATACTGCTCATATCGACCCAAATGGCACATTGATTACAGGAGATAACGGTGCAGGAAAATCCACGCTGGTTGATGGACTAATGGCTCTACTAATGCCACCTAGTAGAGCCAATTTCAACATCGCTGCTGCTCAAAACGACAAGGCAGATCGTACCATTCTATCTTATATGCGTGGTAGTTATGGTCAAGAACATGATGGGACAACCACCGCCACTAAATCCAAACGCAGTCAAAAAGTCGTCACAGGCTTACGAGCTTATTATCGCCAAGATAATGGTAATGATATTACTCTAATAGCGCTATTTTGGGCAGATAACACAGCGACTAGTGCCAGTGATGTCAAACGCCTGTATTTGGTTGCCAATCGCGATGTAAAGCTAAAAACGGTACTGGCAGAGTTTGATGAGAAATATGACCGCACGTTTAAAACATGGCTGGAGAGTCAGCATATCAAGCATATGACAACCTTTGATGAGTATCAAAAACTGTATCAAGAAGTTTTGCACTTAAACAACAAAAATGCCCCAGCTTTGCTTTCTCGAGCATTAGGGCTTAAAAAAATCGATAACTTAACCGACCTTATCCGTACCCTTGTACTTGAGCCGAGTAACTTACGAGAAGATGCTCAAGCTATTGTCAAAGAGTTTCAAGATTTAAAGAAAGAACACGATATATTAGTCGATGCCCAAGAACAAGTTCAACGGCTTGAACAACTACCGATACTTGCCAAAAGAATGGAAGAAGCCAAACAGCAACTTAGCGAACTTGAAGTTTTAAAAGACGCTATTCCCATTTATCTTGCCAAAATCGAACAACACGCCCTTGCAAAAGAGCTTGCAGTGCTAGAAGCGGATTATCGAACTATTGAAACTGCCATTCTTGATAAACAAACACAACTTGAGCAAACCAGACAAACTGCCGAAACTTACCGTGATGAATACATGAAACTTGGCGGTAATCGCATTGAATCGTTACAAAAAGATATTAACTATACCCAAGATGGATTACGCCGTACTAGCAAAAATGCGTCTGCCTATCAACAGCTTTGTGAAGTTTTGGATATCACAACAAACTTAACGCGAACCACCTTTATACAACATCAACAGCAAGCAACTAATAATCAAGCGATTTTAGGCGAGCAATACACCACTGCACAAAATAACTTTGGTTTAGCAACAGGTAAATTTAGTCAAACGCAACAAGATCTATGCAGTGTAGAAAGTGAAATAGAGCAAATTCGACAACGCCCAGACTCCAATATTCCATTACGTTTACAACATTGGCGAGATGCCCTTTGCCAAGAATTAAATCTATCACAAAATACCAAATTTATCGGTGAAATGTTGGATATTGAGGATAACCAAACCGCTTGGCAAGGGGCAATCGAGCGCGCTTTAGGGGGTCTCAAAACAACTTTACTTGTGAGTAAACAGGATTATCCAGCTGTCACTAGCTACATCAACACGCAACGGCACACTGGGTTACATTTACGAGTGCAAGTGGTTGAGAATACCAGCGCCACAGCGACTGAATTTTCAGCGAATGGGTTTTTGCGAAAACTTAAATGGCGAGAACATCCTTACCGTGATTGGCTTAAGGGGTTTTTAAAAAAATATGATTTAACCTGTGTCGATGATAGCGAGCAACTGGATAATACACCTTTTTCTATGACGATTACAGGATTGATTCATCGAGAATGGGGGCGTTTTGAGAAAAAAGATACGCATAAAATCGATGACAGACGTGAATGGCAATTGGGCTTTAATAACCAATCCTTATTAAACTCACTGCTTTCTCAACAACAAACTTTCAAAACTCAACTTGTCGAACAAGGAAAAATACTCGCACAAGCTCGCCAAGCCATGACCAACATAGAAATATTAAAAAATCGTTGGCACAAATTACTTGAAACCAACTGGGATGATATCAATGCACCGTTTTGGCAAACCCAACTCGATTACCAACAGCAAGAACTTGCCACGCTTGAAAATGCCCAAGGCGATATTGCCAAAGCAAAACAACTATATCAACAAGCTGAACAAAATCTTAACGAGTTACAAAGCCAGCTAATTAAACTTAATCGCAAAGAAGGGGCGAAATCTCAAGAATTAAAAAGCCATCAGCTTAAAATCACCCAAAACGATATCTTAGCCAACCACCCGATGAGCGAAGCCATCATAGAGCAACTGGATAAAAAATTTAAACAACTCGCTCACAATGCCGATGTATTAAAAACTCGCCTTAATGAAGACATTGAAAGTGCTAGTAATCGTATCAGTCGAGACAGTAAGTCAGCGATTGGTATTATGGGTAATTTTAAAGGCAATGAAAAATGGCAACCTATCACTTCAGATTGGTCAGCAACTGAGCAAGGTATGCCAGATTTTCTTGCCCATTATGACCATCTAATACAAGAAGGGCTTGCAAAACTTACGACAAAATTTAAAAGCCGTATGAATAATAATCTCACCCAATCGTTGGCGAACTTTAAGACCAAAATGAATAGTGAGTTAGAACAAATCAAACAAGGTATTGAGCAAGTCAATCTGGTACTTCAAAAAACCGAATTTCGCCAAGGTACATTTTTACGCCTAAAAATCAAGCCAGAACGCATTGTCAATGTAGTCGAATTTAATAAACAGCTTGCCATGCTCATGGAACTCATGACCACAGAAGAACATGAAAAACGCTTTAAGCTGCTTAGTGATATCAACGCGGTACTTGATAAAGCCGCTAATGGCACTACAGCAAGCAACCTTGAAAGCTTAAGACTGCTCGACCCACGTTACCAAATGAGTTTTAATGCTGAAGAGTTTAAAATAGATTCTGAAACAGGTGATGATATCGTGATAGATATATTAAGCTCATCAAGCGGTAAATCAGGGGGAGAAAAAGAATCGTTCGCAGGTATTATTGTTGCTGCAAGTCTTGCCTATGTACTTACGCCAACAGGAGGCGATAAGCCGATTTACAGTACTGTATTTTTAGATGAAGCTTTCTCCAACACCCAGGAATCGGTCAGTCGCCGTGTGCTGAAAGTATTTAAAGAACTCAATATCCATATCAACTTAATAACCCCTTACAAAAACCTTAACCTAGCCCGTGAAGCTGCCAATAGCCTGATTATCTGTGAGCGCAACATCAATGACCATGAAAGCAGGCTTACCGAAGTGACTTGGCAAGACTACGATAAACAAAAAGCGCAACAGCAAACAAGTCATCTGAATGAACAGCTAGCTGAAATGAACATTCAAATTACCCATGTTGAAACATAG
- a CDS encoding RepB family plasmid replication initiator protein, with the protein MYELNAYCGQQSSIIITKPNTLVEASCNLTMAEYDLITLAINKLYLQKSDSNQVIISGREFATANRVSSTYAYRVLKDCAESLPNKKLAVTLYKDLSAENTDELLVVRPNHSKYKTIATECHWVQNATYVEQTGFITLYFSDLVRHIISNTGKAYTKYDYLKTIDFKGCSTKRLYELVLKWKDIGKTPTMTIYEWKEYLGYIDSYPEVSEFRRRVLDYGLKQINAQGDFEVTLDPTRLGRSFTHFSMIIKKLKSTKLNHTSKDNFNNSVKLLSPRQADMFANLLANDNGFGSRFARAGEAMAGFTSRISQDLQRDLGKIGEYMPYLVRAGFEKTY; encoded by the coding sequence ATGTATGAACTCAACGCTTACTGCGGTCAACAGTCATCTATCATTATCACTAAGCCTAATACACTGGTCGAGGCTAGCTGCAATTTGACAATGGCGGAATATGATTTAATCACGCTTGCTATTAACAAATTGTATTTACAAAAGTCTGACTCTAATCAAGTTATCATCAGTGGAAGAGAGTTTGCGACTGCCAATCGAGTTAGCTCGACCTATGCTTACCGTGTTCTAAAAGACTGTGCCGAAAGTTTACCGAATAAGAAACTGGCAGTTACCTTGTACAAAGATTTATCAGCAGAAAATACGGATGAGCTATTGGTCGTTAGACCCAATCATTCAAAATATAAAACTATTGCGACCGAATGCCATTGGGTACAAAATGCTACGTATGTTGAGCAGACTGGGTTTATTACGCTTTATTTTTCTGATTTAGTCAGACATATTATTAGCAATACAGGCAAGGCTTACACCAAGTACGATTATCTTAAAACTATTGATTTTAAAGGTTGTAGCACTAAACGACTGTACGAGTTGGTGCTTAAATGGAAAGACATTGGTAAAACTCCTACTATGACCATTTATGAGTGGAAGGAATATTTGGGCTATATAGATTCCTATCCAGAAGTTAGTGAATTTCGGCGTCGTGTTTTAGATTATGGGCTTAAGCAAATTAATGCCCAAGGTGACTTTGAAGTAACGCTAGATCCTACCCGTCTAGGGCGTAGCTTTACACATTTCTCTATGATTATCAAAAAACTAAAATCCACAAAGTTAAATCATACGAGTAAAGATAATTTTAATAATAGTGTGAAACTTCTTAGCCCAAGACAGGCAGATATGTTTGCTAATCTGCTTGCCAATGACAATGGGTTTGGTAGTAGATTTGCTCGTGCAGGAGAAGCCATGGCAGGATTTACGAGCCGTATATCTCAAGATTTACAGCGAGATTTGGGTAAAATTGGGGAGTATATGCCGTATTTGGTGAGGGCGGGGTTTGAAAAAACGTATTAG
- a CDS encoding DUF4194 domain-containing protein, with protein sequence MTNSFFDMVTSTDNSTCFDTQQQNDSKASRVSSQNIDHGSDRQKLNTQKMDENGSFDARSDAQSTAITESDMPADARRALIYLSQQGVILHSAKPQLFDNIVRHQTSIRRHLSEIYCSLIIDEHSGVAFVARADFVAENHEQLKGLDNFENDTEQAELDGEDITSMIQKRTLNVYDTLLLLNLRKYYQERQNLGETEIIIDIEKLESLISPFLPLTDHGSKDKKKLSARLEHFAKNHKLVTLKRGNVERYEITPMIRYVVNASLLQAMLNEYIALLGEMPDKYDDKEHNLEQSSNAVTNQVKNDTVVELNLPTKNTTGDTQLFGQQDSLF encoded by the coding sequence ATGACAAACAGCTTTTTTGACATGGTAACTAGCACCGATAATTCGACCTGTTTTGACACCCAACAGCAAAATGATTCAAAGGCTTCGAGAGTATCAAGCCAAAATATTGATCATGGTAGCGATAGGCAAAAACTGAACACACAAAAGATGGATGAAAATGGATCATTCGATGCGCGATCAGATGCTCAATCGACCGCTATTACTGAGAGTGACATGCCAGCTGACGCACGCCGAGCGTTGATTTATTTATCTCAGCAAGGCGTGATACTGCACAGTGCCAAACCGCAATTATTTGACAATATTGTGCGTCATCAAACCAGTATTCGCCGTCATTTATCCGAGATCTATTGTAGCTTAATTATTGATGAACATAGCGGAGTTGCTTTCGTAGCGAGAGCAGATTTTGTCGCAGAAAACCATGAACAGCTTAAAGGGCTAGATAATTTCGAAAATGACACCGAGCAAGCTGAACTGGATGGCGAAGATATTACGTCCATGATTCAAAAACGTACGCTCAACGTATATGACACGCTTTTATTGCTCAATTTGCGTAAGTACTATCAAGAACGCCAAAACTTGGGCGAGACTGAAATCATCATCGATATCGAAAAACTAGAAAGTTTAATTTCGCCATTTTTGCCACTCACCGACCACGGTTCAAAAGATAAGAAAAAACTCTCAGCGAGACTGGAGCATTTTGCTAAAAATCATAAATTGGTTACTCTCAAACGGGGCAACGTTGAACGCTATGAGATCACACCTATGATACGTTATGTCGTCAATGCAAGCCTATTACAAGCCATGCTCAATGAATACATCGCATTGCTTGGTGAGATGCCAGACAAGTATGACGATAAAGAACACAATCTAGAACAGTCGAGCAATGCTGTCACTAATCAAGTGAAAAATGACACAGTAGTAGAACTTAACTTGCCAACAAAAAATACAACAGGGGACACGCAACTATTCGGACAGCAGGACAGCCTATTTTAA
- a CDS encoding DUF3375 domain-containing protein produces the protein MSFMAKSANYQRHFRESAAWRLLRADNAPFILAFIATAFETDNEISYGQARILLDNALDEARLDGSWQTESNAMTYLNDWIKKGWLREMDNRLTVTDATDRVLRFCQSFDERIISTSASHLRIVQESVRDLAVMMSENTAERIAILEKQKAQLESQINDLNVGKMVYLNDYEKKERIREIYNLAYSLTGDFRLLEEEIRKMDKTLRVQMIDDNLSKGELLQKVFEQEDLLAKTDAGSAFDGFFHLLSDDNRLTEFTEQMRSVLKTTDKNQLAPHHHQFLSTIISELTRESDRVFRIRRRTEEQLKSYIESGAMSENHAVDRLISQLEKRAIAFKDTPKIIDKDLNLTIKVGKMPYSSPDSIRLRIAEEKLDLSDIQEHENNHTLSQKTLENLETVQVVEVAKKIYYTLDQYGAMSIASINNYMPIQAGLEELVAFIRIAKAVKATDIGQTELILVNDKFGNQLQATIPKLILTTEHFPQDFIDNPMALAL, from the coding sequence ATGAGCTTTATGGCAAAATCGGCAAATTACCAACGTCACTTTCGAGAGTCGGCTGCATGGCGACTACTGCGAGCCGATAATGCCCCATTTATTTTAGCTTTTATTGCTACTGCTTTTGAGACCGACAATGAAATTAGTTATGGGCAAGCTAGAATATTGCTCGATAATGCTTTGGATGAAGCACGGCTTGATGGCAGTTGGCAAACCGAATCTAACGCAATGACCTATCTGAATGATTGGATAAAAAAAGGTTGGCTTAGAGAAATGGATAACCGCCTGACAGTCACTGACGCTACTGATAGGGTATTACGGTTTTGCCAAAGTTTTGATGAGCGGATTATCAGTACATCTGCATCGCATCTGCGGATTGTCCAAGAGTCGGTTCGAGATTTGGCGGTGATGATGAGTGAAAATACGGCCGAGCGTATCGCTATTTTAGAGAAACAAAAAGCCCAGTTAGAAAGCCAAATCAATGACTTAAATGTAGGTAAAATGGTCTATCTCAATGACTATGAGAAAAAGGAACGAATTCGAGAAATTTATAACCTTGCGTACAGTTTAACAGGGGATTTTCGGCTACTTGAAGAAGAAATCCGCAAAATGGATAAGACCTTACGCGTACAAATGATTGATGATAACTTGAGTAAAGGCGAGTTACTGCAAAAAGTATTTGAACAAGAAGACTTACTTGCCAAAACTGATGCGGGTAGTGCATTTGATGGATTTTTTCATTTGTTATCCGATGACAATCGCTTAACCGAGTTTACCGAGCAGATGCGGAGTGTGCTCAAAACCACTGATAAAAACCAACTTGCCCCACATCACCACCAGTTTTTGAGCACCATTATTTCAGAGCTAACACGAGAAAGTGATAGAGTATTTCGTATCAGACGACGTACTGAAGAACAGTTAAAGTCTTACATTGAAAGTGGCGCAATGAGCGAGAATCATGCAGTTGATAGGCTAATTAGTCAACTTGAAAAACGGGCAATTGCCTTTAAAGACACGCCAAAAATTATTGATAAAGACCTGAATCTAACAATTAAAGTCGGCAAAATGCCGTATTCATCGCCTGATAGTATACGGCTCAGAATTGCTGAAGAAAAACTTGATTTAAGCGACATTCAAGAGCATGAAAACAATCACACCCTAAGCCAAAAAACGTTAGAAAATTTAGAAACCGTCCAGGTCGTTGAAGTCGCCAAAAAAATCTATTACACCTTAGATCAATACGGTGCGATGAGCATAGCGAGTATCAATAACTATATGCCAATTCAAGCAGGACTTGAGGAATTGGTCGCGTTCATCCGTATTGCAAAAGCTGTCAAAGCCACCGACATCGGACAAACAGAGTTGATTTTGGTCAATGATAAATTTGGTAATCAGCTACAAGCAACTATACCTAAGCTAATTTTGACAACTGAGCATTTCCCTCAAGATTTTATCGATAATCCGATGGCTTTAGCGTTATAA